Below is a window of Fervidobacterium pennivorans DSM 9078 DNA.
GAAAGTTTAAAACGATTATCAAGTATCGAGGATACCATAAATTCTATAGTAGAAAAGGTAAAACTATTGGAGGACAAATACCAAACAAATGAAAATTATGCTAAAAAAGACGAAATTGAGCTACTTAGATTGGAGTTAGAGTCAATCAAAGAGTTGATTACGGAGCTCCAATTGGTTCCTGTTGATAACACCAGCGTGCAAGCCTTAGTTGAAGACATTCAAAGGAAAAACAAAAGAATCGATGAACTCGAAGCAAAATTGGAAACTATCTCTGACAAATATGTCGAACTTTCAAAAATAACCGACGACCTATCTTTGAAGTTAGCAAATATATCTTCAAGGCTTGCTCAGGAATCAAGTTATCAAACACTTTTATCGGAAGTAAACTCTTTGAAGGATAAAGTCAAAAAGGTGGAAGACGAAGTCCAAAAAAGAGCAACAATCGCTCAACTTAACTCCGTTAATCAAAATGTTCAAAAGGTATTATCTATGGTTTTGGACGTTCAAGACAAAGTAAAAGAAATCCAAAATAGGTTGCAAAATTTAGAAGCTTCAACGGAAAACATGAGCAAAGACACAGATATTACAACGTATCAAACTACGAGTCTGCCTCAAGCAAACTATACCACCATAAATGCTGAGCTCAGTGATTTAAAAACTAGAGTTGATTTGATAACCAAATCAATTGATGATCTCAAAACGCAAACCACAACGCTTGCTAAGACTATTGAGGTACGTGACGATAAAGTATCAGCGCTTGAGGAAAAACTTGATGCACTTACACAGAAAGCAAATGAAAACAACCAAGCAATCGCAAGTATGAGAATGATAATTTCAGAACTGGAAGGAAGGATTCAAAAACTGGAAATTCATCAACAGGCTCTTTCAAAGGAAGATTTTGAAAAGATGGTTGCCATAGTCTCTACACTCGTTGAAAAGTTGTCGCGTTTCGAACCCAAATTGGACCTTTTGGAAGAAAATTTAAACGAACTTGACAGTAAAACAAAGGAATTTGCAAAATCAATAGATGAATTGAATACTGCTCAAAACACTTCAAAAGACGAACTTTTAAATTTGACAAAACACTTAGACGAAGAACGTGAAATTGTTGCCAACATACAGAATAAGCTTGCAAACATCGAGGAAAGAATTTCCAGATTTGAAGGTTTAATTGGGAATATAGCTACCAATGATACTGTGGATGTGAAATTAAACGATATGACAACAAAAATTTCAGAAAGCCTCGATAAACTCAAAAACGACATGATGGGAAGAATCAACGAAGTTGAAGCCAAGTTAACCGAAAAAATTGAGGAAATAGATTTAGCTCAAAAAACAATACACGATGAACTTTCGGAAGTTAAACAAACAGTTGAAAGAAATTCAGAAAACTTAGTTAAATTGAAAGAAGAAGTCGAAACCTTAAAGATATATGTTCAACAAAATCAAGAAAACATAACCTTCACCAATGAACAAATTAAGAAACTTTCAGAAAGTAAAGCAGACCATGAGCAGTTATCACAGATTTCGAACTCAGTGAACGATTTACAGAAACAACTAAGAGAGCTAAAGTCAGAGAATGAATCTCTAAAAAGTTGGTTAACTATTCTCGGTTTAGCCACAACTGGTATCATCGCTTACTTAATAATAGGGAGGTAAAGTGACAACAACCTCAAAACAAACAGGAGCGTAAAGCATGCTATTTTACTCTTTTCTTCTTATCAACCTTAGAAACAGGTTCTTGTTTTTCATGA
It encodes the following:
- a CDS encoding S-layer homology domain-containing protein encodes the protein MTKSIWGGVVFTFVLFVSVLLYGEYKDVPQSHWAYEAVEKLTDLGIVSGFPDGTFRGNETLTRFQVAMLLYRLYSLFDSSLREIDNKVTNIQARLSDMPQQSQISDVKQSVETLKKEQNDLKSNFKSDIEELRTSLNKLSQDLKKVSEDLKSYVSALNKTNSSLNAVDQKVDKLSATQESLKTSLEELNSKYSNLNSRLETLDKSSKALSDSISKINNTLKELEATLNSKLKELESSLQVREPTSEDTLTVETEIKELKERVSLLELLKTDVEKLSKKVIEIQNSISELKTLKEKTIPQQPQPPNEEDISKILSEINIIQESIANLSKSDQDIQNQVKLIKQRVDSVSKALEDLLGENQEIKKRLDEFSKEIQKLSDKTSVKQEETSMQLSTELKYSETIIEELKAKILENAEIKAFEESLKRLSSIEDTINSIVEKVKLLEDKYQTNENYAKKDEIELLRLELESIKELITELQLVPVDNTSVQALVEDIQRKNKRIDELEAKLETISDKYVELSKITDDLSLKLANISSRLAQESSYQTLLSEVNSLKDKVKKVEDEVQKRATIAQLNSVNQNVQKVLSMVLDVQDKVKEIQNRLQNLEASTENMSKDTDITTYQTTSLPQANYTTINAELSDLKTRVDLITKSIDDLKTQTTTLAKTIEVRDDKVSALEEKLDALTQKANENNQAIASMRMIISELEGRIQKLEIHQQALSKEDFEKMVAIVSTLVEKLSRFEPKLDLLEENLNELDSKTKEFAKSIDELNTAQNTSKDELLNLTKHLDEEREIVANIQNKLANIEERISRFEGLIGNIATNDTVDVKLNDMTTKISESLDKLKNDMMGRINEVEAKLTEKIEEIDLAQKTIHDELSEVKQTVERNSENLVKLKEEVETLKIYVQQNQENITFTNEQIKKLSESKADHEQLSQISNSVNDLQKQLRELKSENESLKSWLTILGLATTGIIAYLIIGR